A portion of the Stigmatella aurantiaca DW4/3-1 genome contains these proteins:
- a CDS encoding DUF350 domain-containing protein, whose translation MLLLGAVVSVQGLLASVIYSLIGLAVFVAGFYVIKLILPFDVNKEIEADQNTALGIVIGSFILGLAIIVASAISG comes from the coding sequence ATGTTGCTACTGGGTGCGGTGGTGAGCGTGCAGGGACTGCTGGCGAGCGTCATCTACTCGCTCATCGGGCTGGCGGTGTTCGTCGCGGGCTTCTACGTCATCAAGCTCATCCTTCCTTTTGACGTGAACAAGGAGATCGAGGCGGACCAGAACACGGCGCTGGGCATCGTCATCGGCTCCTTCATCCTGGGGCTGGCCATCATCGTGGCGTCGGCCATCTCGGGATGA
- a CDS encoding polyamine aminopropyltransferase, whose translation MNKTLLFVTVLVIATCGLIYELIVGALASYLLGDSITQFSTVIGGYLFAMGIGSYLSRFIDKGLAQRFVEVELGVALVGGLCAPMLFLTFTLTDVFHIALYGSVLAIGTLVGLEIPLLLRILKDQVQFKDLVSQVLTFDYLGALAASVTFPLLFVPKLGLVRTSLLFGLLNALVGLWSTWLLGPVLSNPTRLRVKAVGLSLFLIAGLVLGDRLTTFYEDQLYADEVVHASNSPYQRIIVTRGKRGFSLFLNGNLQFASIDEYRYHEPLVHPALVRAGALDRVLILGGGDGLAAREVLRYPEVKSVTLVDLDPAITGLATGYGELAALNGHSLSHPKMRVINTDAMKFLAEGEGLFDAVIVDFPDPNNFSLGKLYTTGFYKLLKRRLAPDGVAVIQSTSPLFARRSFWCVNETLKAAGFWTEPYHALVPSFGEWGYVLVSHEAVPRRRALPQGLSFLDDTTLESLTRFSPDMGPLPAEVNRLNNQVLVHYYEEEWSRWN comes from the coding sequence GTGAACAAGACGCTGCTGTTCGTCACCGTCCTGGTCATCGCCACGTGTGGGCTCATCTACGAGCTCATCGTGGGGGCGCTGGCCAGCTACCTGCTGGGGGACTCCATCACCCAGTTCTCCACCGTCATCGGTGGCTACCTCTTCGCGATGGGCATTGGCAGCTACCTGTCGCGCTTCATCGACAAGGGGCTGGCTCAGCGCTTCGTGGAGGTCGAGCTGGGGGTGGCGCTGGTGGGAGGGCTGTGTGCCCCCATGCTGTTCCTCACCTTCACGCTGACGGACGTCTTCCACATCGCGCTGTACGGCAGCGTGCTGGCGATTGGCACACTGGTGGGGCTGGAGATTCCCCTGCTGCTGCGCATCCTCAAGGACCAGGTCCAGTTCAAGGACCTGGTCAGCCAGGTGCTGACGTTCGACTACCTGGGGGCGCTGGCGGCCAGTGTGACCTTTCCGTTGCTCTTCGTGCCCAAGCTGGGACTGGTGCGCACCTCGCTGCTCTTCGGGCTGCTCAACGCGCTGGTGGGGCTGTGGAGCACGTGGCTTTTGGGGCCCGTGCTGAGCAACCCCACGCGGCTGCGGGTGAAGGCGGTGGGGCTGTCCCTCTTCTTGATCGCGGGGCTGGTGCTGGGAGACCGCCTGACGACCTTCTACGAGGACCAGCTCTACGCGGACGAGGTGGTGCACGCCTCCAACTCGCCCTACCAGCGCATCATCGTCACCCGGGGCAAGCGGGGCTTCTCGCTGTTTCTCAACGGCAACCTGCAATTCGCCAGCATCGACGAGTACCGCTACCACGAGCCCCTGGTGCATCCGGCCCTGGTGCGCGCGGGCGCGTTGGACCGGGTGCTCATCCTGGGGGGCGGAGATGGGTTGGCGGCGCGCGAGGTGCTCCGCTATCCCGAGGTGAAGTCCGTCACGCTGGTGGACCTGGATCCGGCCATCACCGGGTTGGCCACGGGCTATGGGGAACTGGCCGCGCTCAACGGCCACTCCCTCTCGCACCCGAAGATGCGGGTCATCAACACGGACGCGATGAAGTTCCTGGCGGAGGGAGAGGGCCTCTTCGACGCCGTCATCGTGGACTTCCCGGATCCGAACAACTTCTCGCTGGGCAAGCTCTACACCACGGGTTTCTACAAGCTGTTGAAGCGGAGGCTGGCCCCGGATGGGGTGGCCGTCATCCAGAGCACCAGCCCGTTGTTCGCCCGCCGCTCGTTCTGGTGCGTGAACGAGACGCTGAAGGCCGCGGGCTTCTGGACGGAGCCGTACCATGCGCTGGTGCCCTCCTTCGGCGAGTGGGGGTATGTCCTGGTCTCCCACGAGGCAGTGCCTCGCCGCCGGGCCCTGCCCCAGGGGCTGTCCTTTCTCGATGACACCACGCTGGAGTCGCTCACCCGGTTCTCCCCCGACATGGGGCCGTTGCCGGCGGAGGTGAACCGGCTGAACAACCAGGTGCTGGTGCACTATTACGAGGAAGAGTGGAGCCGGTGGAACTGA
- a CDS encoding flavin monoamine oxidase family protein, with amino-acid sequence MELTRRELIAAFLGSAVAASACQRSRPRETVPGAVVDRALETGHRLRGGPLPRAEGAEPVEVLIIGAGVAGLSAAWRLAGAGVKDVRVVELEDEPGGTSRSGKNAVSAFPWGAHYLPAPLTEQGAVLRLLREMGFVTGMDAGGYPVFPEELLIREPDERLFYRGSWYEGLYLRAGASAGDLAELARFEARMNAFAAARDAKGRKAFAVPTALSSDDAEWTALDAVSMAQWMEAEGFRSARLKWLVDYACRDDYGTTAEGVSAWAGIWYFAARQDGRGERSEGFLSWPEGNGRLVRQLLGALDPRRLERHVLVHTVEPGEDGCRVEALEAGTGKPRAFQARQVVFAGPRFVAAHVVAPWRQQRPAWMGAFSYGPWVVANLTLSSPPQSRGFPLAWDNVFYESRSLGYVAATHQMLRQDDAGPTVLTWYLPLAGLDVKAERERVLAAGYEDWERLVMADMLPAHPGIAGQAQRLEVMRWGHAMIRPAPGFMWGPARFAAQESLGRTLHFAHTDLGGMALFEEANWFGVRAAERVLGALGRPSTSWL; translated from the coding sequence GTGGAACTGACGCGGCGGGAGCTGATTGCCGCGTTCCTGGGGTCGGCGGTGGCGGCGAGCGCGTGCCAGCGCTCCCGTCCCCGGGAGACGGTGCCCGGCGCGGTGGTGGACCGGGCCCTGGAGACGGGGCACCGCCTGCGGGGCGGGCCGCTGCCGCGCGCCGAGGGGGCGGAGCCCGTGGAGGTGCTCATCATCGGCGCGGGGGTGGCGGGCCTGTCCGCGGCGTGGCGGCTCGCGGGGGCGGGCGTGAAGGATGTGCGGGTGGTGGAGCTGGAAGACGAGCCTGGGGGCACCTCCCGCTCCGGGAAGAACGCGGTGTCCGCGTTCCCCTGGGGGGCGCACTACCTTCCCGCGCCGTTGACGGAGCAGGGGGCGGTGCTCCGGTTGCTGCGGGAGATGGGCTTCGTGACCGGAATGGATGCGGGCGGGTACCCCGTCTTCCCGGAGGAACTGCTCATCCGCGAGCCGGATGAACGGCTCTTTTACAGGGGCTCCTGGTACGAGGGGCTGTACCTGCGCGCGGGCGCGAGTGCTGGAGACCTGGCGGAGCTGGCCCGTTTCGAGGCGCGGATGAACGCCTTCGCCGCCGCGCGGGATGCGAAGGGGCGCAAGGCGTTCGCGGTTCCCACGGCGCTCAGCAGCGATGACGCGGAGTGGACGGCGCTCGACGCGGTGAGCATGGCCCAGTGGATGGAGGCGGAGGGCTTCCGCTCGGCCCGGCTGAAGTGGCTGGTGGATTACGCCTGCCGCGACGACTACGGGACCACCGCCGAGGGGGTGTCCGCCTGGGCGGGCATCTGGTACTTCGCCGCGCGCCAGGACGGACGGGGAGAGCGCAGCGAGGGCTTCCTGAGCTGGCCCGAGGGCAATGGCCGGCTGGTGCGGCAGTTGTTGGGAGCGTTGGATCCCCGGCGGCTGGAGCGCCACGTGTTGGTGCACACGGTGGAGCCAGGCGAGGACGGGTGCCGGGTAGAGGCGCTGGAGGCGGGGACGGGGAAGCCCCGGGCATTCCAGGCGCGCCAGGTGGTGTTCGCCGGGCCGCGTTTCGTGGCGGCGCACGTGGTGGCACCGTGGCGCCAGCAGCGTCCGGCGTGGATGGGGGCCTTCTCCTACGGGCCGTGGGTGGTGGCCAACCTCACGCTGTCCAGCCCGCCCCAGTCGCGCGGCTTCCCGTTGGCATGGGACAACGTCTTCTACGAGAGCCGCAGCCTGGGCTATGTGGCGGCCACCCACCAGATGCTGCGCCAGGACGACGCGGGGCCCACGGTGCTCACCTGGTACCTGCCGCTCGCGGGGCTGGACGTGAAGGCCGAGCGCGAGCGGGTGCTGGCGGCGGGCTATGAGGACTGGGAGCGGCTGGTGATGGCGGACATGCTCCCGGCGCACCCGGGCATCGCCGGGCAGGCGCAGCGCTTGGAGGTGATGCGCTGGGGCCACGCGATGATTCGGCCTGCCCCTGGCTTCATGTGGGGCCCGGCGCGATTCGCGGCCCAGGAGAGCCTGGGCCGGACGCTCCATTTCGCGCACACGGACCTGGGGGGCATGGCGCTGTTCGAGGAGGCCAATTGGTTCGGGGTGAGGGCGGCGGAGCGTGTCCTCGGGGCGCTGGGACGCCCCTCCACCAGTTGGCTGTAG
- a CDS encoding Ig-like domain-containing protein — MKHLKTSLWFTACLMVLAGCGSDDSGPTDPGPEDPGKTPQLSAVTVTCTPTTLTAGQSSQCTASATDQDGKPFSVPGYTWASSNEAVAKVDATGKASPFAVGTASITASATAGGITRQGQATLTISEIPSTPHTQNITSNETWRAAQNPHVVYGTLEVTGTPAPTLTLEAGVEILFAENAELRITQGALRSTGTPEAPVRLKAYMFASLPTQGAWRGVVFAAEGSASEVAHTVLTDCGGTSGAGACLAIQGRAAPVLRNVTVQNSASAGILLSTEDSAFGAGTTGLHITGSETYAVRIHANQAGTLPEGNTFTANTHNAVELQGTVSRTQTWPNPGTGIAYVVPQIVTIEGTSKPILTIAAGNTLRFGPNARLGAGLSRPGNLVVDGTPQAPVLFTADSATPQPGHWQGVHLGGDSSNASRISHATIEYGGAEGGNGLKPGNLNIYGNYAGTGARPVLTHLLVQRGSKYGVYVEADGGFDPASTALSAHNNGGYAISLQANAASTLPVNGTFSGNTPNAVELQCCYVTTTQTWPNLGIPYVLPVNIGVGSINAKPTLTLLPGTQLRFGADVDFQIGKNAPGALVAVGTPTEPIQFVPDAPTPTKGHWRGLHFWQASGSKLEYVTVSYAGAEGSIGNGNVNVYRGETGAFITNSTLSYSSKCGITVSNGAGTGTTPVSTDFTNPDYHITFTGNLGRQCIN, encoded by the coding sequence ATGAAACACCTCAAAACATCCCTCTGGTTCACGGCCTGCTTGATGGTCCTCGCTGGGTGCGGCAGCGATGATTCTGGCCCCACGGACCCCGGGCCAGAGGACCCCGGGAAGACCCCCCAACTCAGCGCGGTCACAGTGACGTGTACGCCCACCACCCTGACGGCGGGCCAGTCCTCACAGTGCACGGCCAGCGCCACGGACCAGGATGGCAAGCCGTTCTCGGTTCCTGGCTACACCTGGGCCTCCAGCAATGAGGCCGTGGCGAAGGTGGACGCCACGGGTAAAGCGTCGCCGTTCGCCGTGGGAACGGCGTCCATCACGGCCAGCGCCACCGCGGGTGGCATCACCCGGCAGGGACAAGCCACCCTGACGATCTCCGAGATTCCATCGACCCCCCACACCCAGAACATCACGTCCAACGAGACGTGGCGCGCGGCCCAGAACCCCCACGTGGTGTACGGCACCCTCGAAGTCACAGGCACCCCGGCCCCCACGCTCACGCTCGAAGCAGGGGTGGAGATCCTCTTCGCGGAGAACGCCGAGCTTCGCATCACCCAAGGTGCCCTCCGGTCCACGGGAACCCCGGAGGCCCCTGTCCGCCTGAAGGCCTACATGTTCGCATCCCTTCCCACCCAGGGGGCCTGGCGCGGTGTGGTCTTCGCCGCGGAGGGGAGCGCATCGGAGGTGGCCCACACCGTTCTGACGGACTGCGGGGGGACTTCGGGCGCGGGCGCATGCCTTGCCATCCAGGGCCGGGCCGCTCCGGTCCTTCGCAACGTGACGGTGCAGAACAGCGCGAGCGCAGGCATTCTCCTGTCCACCGAGGACAGCGCCTTTGGCGCGGGCACCACCGGACTTCACATCACCGGAAGCGAGACCTACGCGGTGCGCATCCACGCCAACCAGGCCGGCACGCTCCCGGAGGGAAATACATTCACGGCCAACACCCACAATGCCGTCGAGCTCCAGGGCACCGTGTCACGGACCCAGACCTGGCCCAACCCCGGTACGGGCATTGCCTACGTCGTGCCCCAAATCGTCACCATCGAGGGCACCTCCAAGCCCATCCTCACCATTGCCGCCGGGAACACCTTGCGCTTCGGGCCCAACGCCCGGCTGGGAGCGGGACTCAGCCGCCCAGGGAATCTGGTGGTGGACGGGACCCCACAGGCGCCTGTTCTTTTCACCGCCGACTCCGCCACGCCTCAACCCGGACACTGGCAAGGCGTGCACCTGGGGGGTGACTCCTCCAATGCCAGCCGCATCTCTCATGCCACGATCGAGTATGGCGGTGCCGAAGGGGGAAATGGGCTCAAACCTGGCAACCTGAACATTTACGGCAACTACGCGGGAACCGGCGCACGCCCCGTCCTCACCCACCTCCTCGTTCAACGTGGCAGCAAGTACGGCGTCTACGTGGAAGCCGATGGCGGTTTCGACCCCGCCTCGACGGCACTGAGCGCGCACAACAATGGCGGTTACGCCATCTCCTTGCAGGCCAACGCCGCCAGCACGCTCCCCGTGAACGGCACGTTCAGCGGCAACACGCCCAATGCCGTGGAGCTCCAGTGCTGCTATGTGACCACGACCCAGACCTGGCCCAACCTCGGGATTCCCTACGTGCTGCCCGTGAACATCGGTGTGGGGTCCATCAACGCCAAGCCCACGCTGACGCTGCTCCCTGGGACGCAATTGCGCTTTGGCGCGGACGTGGATTTTCAGATTGGCAAGAATGCACCTGGGGCGCTGGTCGCGGTGGGAACCCCCACGGAGCCCATTCAGTTCGTTCCGGACGCGCCCACTCCCACCAAGGGACATTGGCGGGGTCTGCACTTCTGGCAAGCCAGTGGCAGCAAGCTCGAATACGTGACCGTGAGTTACGCGGGCGCAGAAGGCAGCATCGGCAATGGCAACGTGAACGTCTACAGGGGAGAGACGGGCGCTTTCATCACCAACAGCACGCTCAGTTACTCTTCCAAGTGCGGCATCACCGTCAGCAATGGAGCCGGTACCGGTACGACGCCCGTCTCGACGGACTTCACCAATCCCGATTATCACATCACCTTCACCGGTAACCTCGGAAGGCAGTGCATCAACTGA
- a CDS encoding OmpA family protein codes for MAAALLASSLASAQSITPLPGFDLERLEANVGRGTLLVGNGELLLPGGLNVSLLGHYQHMPLELNDGSQGIQVVRDRATALLSASYGALRWLELGVQVPFVLWQQGDDPGELGLSQLSPQGLGTPWFRARLGLLSRLQRQSVDLSMDLGVGLPVGSQSALAGDKGPRFQARLTVGTPVGWFHPSLDAGVLFRPSLPLSTSAGLAQSGSRAEVHLGAAVATLGKGARGELGVRTIISSQISLELLGGVRLPLLTGLEGFVEGGPGLSGAPGAPRFRIVAGVSFRSEPPPKLSFMDEHADNELQLTLAQAKPSSEEARVLPVSTWEFNALTREEPAGPAEDKPAEPIRPYVPTPQEKLVLRGDIHFVRGSSELPGVVPLLDQVILQLSGFSAGGTIVIEGHADTEGTDTSDMFMSLRRAQAVRRYLIDQGVPGTKVRIRGLGSHWPVSSKPATEQEHQLNRRAEVLVLTGVEGAVTTQTPAP; via the coding sequence ATGGCCGCAGCCTTGCTGGCAAGCTCGCTGGCATCGGCGCAGTCCATCACCCCGTTGCCGGGCTTCGACTTGGAGCGGCTGGAAGCCAACGTGGGGCGTGGCACGCTCCTCGTTGGCAACGGCGAGTTGCTCCTGCCCGGAGGCTTGAACGTGAGCCTGCTCGGGCATTACCAACACATGCCCTTGGAACTGAACGATGGAAGCCAGGGAATCCAAGTCGTTCGTGACAGGGCGACGGCCTTGCTCTCGGCCAGCTACGGGGCACTCCGGTGGCTGGAGCTCGGAGTCCAGGTTCCCTTCGTGCTCTGGCAGCAGGGAGATGACCCCGGAGAACTGGGCTTGTCCCAACTGTCTCCCCAGGGGCTCGGTACGCCTTGGTTCCGCGCCCGCCTGGGCCTCTTGTCGCGGCTCCAACGGCAATCCGTGGATCTCTCCATGGACCTGGGCGTCGGCCTGCCCGTGGGCTCTCAATCGGCACTGGCTGGCGACAAGGGGCCCCGGTTTCAAGCCCGCCTGACCGTGGGCACCCCCGTGGGTTGGTTCCATCCTTCCCTGGATGCGGGGGTGCTGTTCCGTCCGTCTCTCCCTTTGAGCACATCCGCGGGCCTTGCTCAATCTGGCTCGCGGGCGGAAGTCCACCTGGGTGCCGCCGTGGCCACCCTGGGCAAAGGCGCCCGGGGAGAGCTGGGTGTCCGGACAATCATCTCATCTCAGATTTCGCTGGAACTGCTGGGCGGTGTCCGCCTCCCGCTGCTGACGGGACTGGAAGGTTTTGTCGAGGGAGGCCCTGGCCTGAGCGGAGCCCCCGGTGCGCCCCGCTTCCGCATCGTCGCGGGTGTCTCCTTCCGCAGCGAGCCACCTCCCAAGCTCTCCTTCATGGACGAGCACGCCGACAATGAGTTGCAGCTCACCCTGGCCCAGGCGAAGCCCTCCAGCGAAGAAGCCCGGGTTCTGCCCGTCAGCACCTGGGAGTTCAACGCGCTCACGCGCGAGGAGCCCGCCGGGCCCGCGGAGGACAAGCCGGCAGAGCCCATCCGCCCCTATGTGCCCACCCCTCAGGAGAAGCTCGTCCTCCGGGGAGACATCCATTTCGTGCGAGGCAGCTCGGAGTTGCCGGGCGTGGTGCCGCTGCTGGATCAGGTCATCCTGCAGTTGTCGGGGTTCTCCGCGGGGGGCACCATCGTGATCGAAGGCCACGCGGACACGGAGGGCACCGATACATCCGACATGTTCATGTCCCTGCGCCGCGCGCAGGCGGTCCGGCGCTACTTGATTGATCAAGGCGTGCCGGGGACGAAGGTCCGGATCCGCGGCCTCGGCTCCCACTGGCCCGTGAGTTCCAAGCCCGCGACCGAGCAGGAACACCAGCTCAACCGCCGCGCCGAGGTGCTCGTCCTCACGGGGGTCGAGGGGGCTGTCACCACGCAGACGCCAGCGCCCTAG